From a single Oligoflexia bacterium genomic region:
- a CDS encoding type II toxin-antitoxin system VapC family toxin — translation MKLVLDTNAYCLCDVNQERALELVERATSLFLPSIVYGELYYGFRHGKRFETNLKRLDQFAEEYDVQIIPVDLDVARKFGDIFASLRKKGNPIPTNDIWIAACCMSVGGTLLTSDNHFKYVEQIQIEFVDGPK, via the coding sequence GTGAAACTCGTTCTTGATACCAATGCTTACTGTTTGTGTGATGTGAATCAAGAGCGAGCGCTAGAGTTAGTTGAACGAGCCACCTCACTTTTTTTACCCTCTATTGTTTACGGAGAATTGTACTACGGGTTTCGGCATGGGAAACGATTCGAGACAAACTTGAAACGACTTGATCAATTTGCCGAAGAATACGATGTTCAGATTATTCCGGTAGATCTTGATGTCGCCAGGAAGTTTGGAGACATTTTTGCCTCACTCAGAAAGAAAGGCAACCCCATTCCAACAAATGATATCTGGATTGCAGCTTGCTGTATGTCAGTTGGAGGAACTCTTTTGACGTCTGATAACCACTTTAAATATGTCGAACAGATCCAAATCGAATTCGTAGATGGTCCAAAATAG
- a CDS encoding helix-turn-helix domain-containing protein gives MSTTIDANPMFFDNRIPCEWLSTEQAAQYLSISANALRICVHRGQIKAYKFGRRLRFRLEELRQALLRKGV, from the coding sequence ATGAGTACCACTATAGATGCGAATCCAATGTTCTTTGATAATCGAATACCCTGTGAGTGGCTCTCAACCGAACAAGCCGCCCAATATTTAAGTATTTCTGCAAACGCTTTAAGAATCTGCGTACATCGCGGACAAATAAAAGCGTACAAATTTGGGCGACGCTTGAGATTTCGGCTTGAGGAATTGCGACAGGCTCTTTTGAGAAAAGGAGTCTGA
- a CDS encoding relaxase/mobilization nuclease domain-containing protein: MERAGETPKELSAEFKLSRELRPNLNRVVYHSSLSLPPGENLNDQQWKEVANKYMSHMGFDGSQFVAVKHQDTEHSHIHILASRVRLDGSVVSDSHDYKRSEETVRSIEKEYGLTQVISSREIETRAPTTGELHKALREQTPSAKMQLQSFVGAALEGKPTVSEFFSRLNAVGIESVPNVAKTGTVTGISFIYEGERMKGSDLGKGFT, from the coding sequence ATGGAGAGAGCAGGAGAAACTCCTAAAGAGTTGTCTGCTGAATTTAAGTTGAGCAGAGAGCTTAGGCCAAATCTTAACCGTGTTGTGTATCACTCCAGTCTTTCTCTGCCGCCAGGAGAGAACTTAAATGATCAACAATGGAAGGAGGTAGCAAATAAATACATGAGTCATATGGGTTTTGACGGATCACAATTTGTGGCCGTCAAACATCAAGATACCGAACACTCACACATTCACATTCTTGCTTCACGAGTGAGGCTAGATGGAAGTGTTGTGAGTGACAGTCATGATTATAAAAGAAGTGAGGAGACTGTTAGGTCGATTGAAAAAGAATATGGACTTACTCAAGTCATTTCAAGTCGTGAAATTGAAACAAGGGCTCCTACCACTGGTGAGTTGCATAAAGCACTGAGAGAACAAACACCCAGTGCGAAAATGCAACTTCAGAGTTTCGTTGGTGCAGCACTTGAGGGCAAACCAACTGTCTCAGAGTTTTTTTCAAGACTTAATGCTGTCGGTATCGAAAGTGTTCCCAATGTGGCCAAGACAGGAACAGTTACAGGAATCAGTTTCATTTATGAAGGAGAGCGAATGAAAGGATCAGACTTAGGAAAAGGATTCACATAG
- a CDS encoding site-specific integrase, whose product MAVKMYLDKNGNKLFEVYVTVRSPHCGRRQVRKRGLKSRRAAELQEFELKRELCDKRENPEYTWEEWHKLCVDRMKTEMRPSTILSYDLQLKKWVHPIWKERDIRSITNSDVHDLVFNRLEEAKPNSRKHILKMLKRIFNMAIEDRLLEHNPAVKIRVKVPDTKQVALNFNEANILLREAKLTNHRFFEIWALALFTGMRSGELYALRWNDIDFENRRICVSQSWCSKAGFGSTKSNRNRTVPISKELERLLKEMHLKSPKDQEFVLPHLQEWSHGEQAKVLRAFCKSIGITPVKFHDLRATFITQILLKGVPLAQVMSIVGHTELKTTNVYLRIIGSDLDGATEKLTFSLPPEGLAEVIDLNLRLGK is encoded by the coding sequence ATGGCAGTTAAAATGTATCTAGATAAAAATGGAAACAAGCTGTTTGAAGTCTATGTCACTGTTCGTTCACCTCATTGCGGACGCCGCCAAGTGAGAAAACGTGGATTGAAATCTCGAAGGGCCGCTGAGCTTCAAGAATTTGAGCTTAAACGTGAACTTTGCGACAAACGAGAAAATCCAGAATACACTTGGGAAGAGTGGCATAAGCTTTGTGTAGATCGCATGAAAACAGAAATGCGACCTTCAACAATTCTCAGTTATGATTTGCAACTCAAGAAATGGGTTCATCCTATTTGGAAAGAGCGAGATATTCGCTCTATTACAAATTCAGATGTCCATGATCTTGTTTTCAATCGGCTCGAAGAGGCAAAACCAAATTCTCGAAAACATATATTGAAAATGCTAAAGCGCATTTTCAATATGGCGATTGAAGATAGATTACTTGAGCATAATCCAGCTGTGAAAATTAGAGTGAAGGTACCCGACACAAAGCAAGTGGCGCTCAACTTCAATGAAGCTAATATTCTTCTTCGCGAGGCAAAGCTAACAAACCATAGATTCTTTGAAATATGGGCGCTGGCTTTGTTTACGGGAATGAGATCTGGTGAACTTTATGCGCTGAGATGGAATGACATCGATTTTGAAAATCGACGAATCTGTGTTTCTCAAAGTTGGTGCAGCAAGGCTGGCTTTGGTTCTACAAAGTCAAATCGAAACAGAACTGTTCCGATTTCTAAAGAGCTTGAACGGCTGCTTAAGGAAATGCATCTTAAGAGTCCAAAGGATCAAGAGTTTGTTCTCCCGCATCTCCAAGAATGGAGTCATGGTGAACAAGCCAAAGTTCTTAGGGCCTTTTGTAAATCCATTGGCATCACGCCGGTCAAGTTTCACGATCTAAGAGCTACCTTCATAACGCAGATACTTTTGAAGGGAGTTCCATTAGCCCAGGTAATGTCCATTGTTGGTCATACTGAATTAAAGACCACAAACGTTTACTTAAGGATCATCGGCAGTGATCTTGATGGCGCAACGGAAAAGTTAACTTTTAGCTTACCGCCTGAAGGACTTGCCGAAGTGATTGACTTGAACTTAAGACTTGGTAAATGA
- a CDS encoding nucleotidyltransferase domain-containing protein: protein MTETKDLLLDQIRERLSKVFKPQKIFLWGSRASGTHSVDSDYDIIVVVDHSDVNMRERNLKAREAMWGISASVDVFVFTQQEFDLQKEQFDSIPERVMTEGRELDIV from the coding sequence ATGACTGAAACTAAAGACCTTCTCTTGGACCAAATTCGTGAGCGCCTGAGCAAGGTTTTTAAACCTCAAAAAATATTTCTTTGGGGCTCTCGTGCTTCTGGTACGCATTCTGTCGATAGTGATTACGATATCATTGTTGTTGTGGACCATTCTGACGTGAATATGCGTGAGAGAAACCTCAAAGCTCGTGAAGCTATGTGGGGAATTTCGGCATCTGTAGATGTCTTTGTTTTCACTCAGCAAGAATTTGATCTACAAAAAGAACAATTCGACTCCATCCCCGAGCGAGTTATGACAGAGGGCCGGGAGCTAGACATTGTCTAA
- a CDS encoding HEPN domain-containing protein, with protein sequence MSKSSTAGAWFKKANQDLKVIKFLLDGADSDVLESCAFHCQQSIEKSIKGFLVHNLIRSKKIHDLRPLAEKAVSIDESLDFIILNKTLLDKITDFAVAYRYPDAVPELPPLTKSEVLDARDLAQKCFNELSKRCHE encoded by the coding sequence TTGTCTAAGTCTAGTACCGCAGGCGCTTGGTTTAAAAAAGCCAATCAAGACCTCAAAGTTATTAAATTTCTTTTAGATGGAGCAGATAGCGACGTTCTTGAAAGCTGTGCTTTTCACTGCCAGCAAAGCATTGAAAAATCCATAAAAGGTTTTCTGGTTCATAACCTTATTCGCTCAAAGAAAATTCATGATCTTCGACCGCTTGCTGAAAAAGCTGTGTCAATTGATGAATCGCTCGACTTTATTATTTTAAACAAAACCTTGCTAGATAAAATTACAGATTTTGCGGTGGCCTATCGATATCCAGATGCTGTTCCAGAGCTACCTCCGCTCACCAAATCTGAAGTACTCGATGCTAGAGACTTGGCTCAAAAGTGTTTCAATGAATTATCTAAACGCTGTCATGAGTAG